One genomic segment of Echeneis naucrates chromosome 18, fEcheNa1.1, whole genome shotgun sequence includes these proteins:
- the LOC115058696 gene encoding trichohyalin isoform X5 encodes MHRNQKEEEERKVDRGETMTDENSSLITVANGAYPLRCTEEVLLPFFTDESRLAAMDSQHRAASHSSPPALPELRLVLLGRKGTGKSAAGNTILGGVGGFESGRPTEECVKRRADVTGRRVLLVDTPGWEWYYTLNSTPNWVRRETLRSISLCPPGPHAVLLVVRSCTSMTDDYIKEIEEHLEPLGKGVWEQTMLLFTRGDELGLTTMEQRITASGPLQRLLQRCGNRYHVVNNRSKGDGTQVKELIRKLEQMVDGKKGGHSHLEMDNTVVLGLEADGKRRARERRKKQRQMEAQMQRGTIKAALTSDGHQGSELDAHQSFSKAPRRLPEVRLVLLGERETGKSSAGNTILGKCCFFQAGAVTEECVRQQAEVAMRLVTLVDTPGWEVGVGGATPERVKREIVSSVAFCPPGPHALLLTLRVDTLVQVGHVKEHLELLGEGVWRHTILLFTHGDQLREGVDIEQHIQGGGRDLLWLLDKCRGRYHVISSVDGGGRGSGGAAKVTELLEKVEKMATTNRCEAFSCLVQEVRDLSRQRNEKYNQRLKEIGEKMHRQEAELKNMRDREMKSIRWFFDRKKKVKSPGKADIQKDEEEDEDRRLGERKNDIGELEERIRWLTEDKEREIQDLGIENERIRVALNQSRKEKDKVMLNLELKEREIEELTERIDEQQVKLLDLERADVENEHERKQREEAIRAEKQEWRGEVQKLEESVELLKRERAEWMEKVDSLKAELHETKTHYEDVFERKEQENKQEMTKLEENLKKVLEVKLSEKDKEQEELRRKASEEKQIALNNMKQHEKDMEKKVEEIKSQHEKEMERKTQEKETAMQEIKLKNQEETDRKIREIKQMMETAKRQDQEDINKKLKEKALDIERLKQQHENKIRDIQQEKQREITDLREKFAKEHEEHKQEKQREITDLKEKFAKEHEEHKQEKQREITDLKEKFAKEHEEHKQEKQREITDLKEKFAKEHEEHKQEKQKELTELEQKCQTQIIEKTQEIEKDKDAIHLKHQKDVEHKMQEKENEIEALKLQHREEMERKMSEMQKLLEAKRDEQEHEMDRKVKENKEDVDRIQQQYIKILKDVEEERRRETEELNDQFAKDIEKQLQERQREIRELEQKFAAQLEEKVQENEKEKEILHQSNEKYILEKLQERDRLTEDLKRLHVLEIEEKMQESEKEKERYMKETEKTMEEKEKEIEKVKLNVQELKQKLQQEEDKERAHVKYKNETEKRLEEKEKEIETIKLNVEEMKEKLQQAETIHVNYKTETEKRLEEKERETEVLKDKLDNLEETLRETEKEEREQLNLKRQMEQKLEEKERVIEKLNQLLMDIEEILQRKEEERGEIILNQKKEAEQRLQDTERRMEEMKLQLRNEMEVKIQEKEAEIESIKHQAESREVRWREEQQRKDEKGENEMNKLREILREKNEEITQMQHLLAQKDCEVDEAKKTCANYFKEIEDLRQSNEIQTSSMIEIQQIHIEQERKKDAEVTEKLQVKEEDLERLKQRNRENEKEIAQLMLTIEQTKSELKNLTDKMEKEMTGMIQEYEKEIGRRDKNIESLAKEKDDAISRIADVTEKYEESLKRAEELREQNEKMRKETDNLRIKYEALKEESEDEVRKHLRECEEQVKSNESEIQSVLKEKDLEVRALREAKDKLQEEIERMKDRDAELREHLEKQNELRVKDEEIEQKILKWEKEVREREEDLSRNEEEMSRRGIQLHGKEVELVEKKAKLESKEQDLRKLEASLEIKQEETRRIDQYEKDAKVRAQNLEKMEKELESLLRALEGKQKELSSHGHDLQKKVKGLKDQGKELKDREHYLKNEEQELLSWMSELKMRNEHVNSTTQQLDEMGRDLALLKEELREKEQNLKSSLKKLSEWEQKLEAREAQLRERENGRHEAEGNERVHEGISFAVKAAVGSSKDDVDVMYQEVTEGREEGRGREAESSKNWEDRTRKTASAATESNNCHLKTLKEINVADKDGTTGRGEEMWRKTGGDHQETEKVTAELRSFSQTKGHRCSDSEDPPGSALRVMVLGETWSSRSPAAVSILGGEPLRPDGSTFRCWSGQVAGRHLALVEPLGLKWQDGPDPTNMLQRKSLQDGLSWCHPGPHIVLLLMPAFLTCTRKYRRAVEEHMNLLGGGSWQRTLVVFTWGETLGVNAEQHILRNGELMELVERCGGRYHVLTSNTDRLFEKMEHMVALNRRDQVVM; translated from the exons ATGCACAGGAaccaaaaagaggaagaggaaagaaaagtggACAGAGGTGAGACCATGACAGATGAGAACAGCAGTCTGATCACTGTGGCGAACGGCG CGTATCCACTTCGATGCACTGAGGAAGTActtcttcctttcttcacaGATGAGAGTCGGCTGGCTGCGATGGACTCACAACACCGTGCTGCTTCACACAGCTCCCCTCCAGCTCTCCCAGAACTTAGACTGGTCCTGCTGGGCAGGAAGGGAACCGGGAAGAGCGCCGCAGGCAACACCATCTTGGGTGGAGTTGGCGGCTTTGAGAGCGGGAGGCCCACAGAGGAGTGTGTGAAAAGGCGAGCTGACGTGACGGGGAGGAGAGTCCTGCTGGTGGACACACCTGGGTGGGAGTGGTACTACACACTCAACAGCACCCCGAACTGGGTGAGGAGGGAAACGCTACGCAGCATATCGCTCTGTCCTCCTGGACCCCACGCTGTGCTTCTGGTGGTTCGCTCCTGCACCTCCATGACTGATGACTACATCAAGGAGATAGAGGAGCACCTGGAGCCGCTGGGCAAAGGAGTCTGGGAGCAAACCATGCTGCTGTTCACCAGGGGAGACGAACTGGGCCTCACCACCATGGAGCAGCGGATTACGGCCAGCGGCCCGCTCCAGAGACTCCTCCAGAGGTGTGGGAACAGATACCACGTGGTCAACAATCGGAGTAAAGGAGATGGGACACAGGTCAAAGAGCTGATAAGGAAGCTGGAGCAGATGGTGGACGGGAAGAAAGGGGGACACAGTCATCTGGAGATGGACAACACCGTCGTGCTGGGTTTGGAAGCAGATGGGAAGAggagagccagagagaggaggaagaaacagcGGCAGATGGAGGCGCAGATGCAGAGAGGGACCATTAAAGCAGCTCTCACCA GTGATGGTCATCAGGGCTCCGAGCTGGATGCTCATCAGTCTTTCTCCAAGGCTCCCCGACGTCTCCCTGAGGTCAGGCTGGTCCTGCTGGGCGAACGAGAAACCGGAAAGAGCTCAGCTGGGAATACAATTCTCGGGAAATGCTGCTTCTTCCAAGCGGGGGCAGTAACAGAGGAGTGCGTCCGTCAACAGGCAGAGGTGGCCATGAGGCTGGTGACGTTGGTGGACACACCAGGctgggaggtgggggtggggggggctacGCCAGAGAGGGTGAAGAGGGAAATCGTTAGCAGTGTGGCCTTTTGTCCACCAGGGCCTCATGCACTCCTGCTGACTCTGAGAGTGGACACACTGGTTCAAGTGGGACATGTGAAGGAGCATCTGGAGCTTTTGGGCGAGGGCGTGTGGAGACATACAATCTTGCTGTTCACCCACGGCGATCAGCTTCGAGAGGGGGTGGACATTGAGCAGCACATTCAAGGTGGAGGCCGAGACCTGCTGTGGCTGTTGGACAAATGCAGGGGCAGGTACCACGTGATTAGCAGTGTAGACGgcggaggaagaggaagtggaggcgCCGCAAAGGTGACAGAGCTCCTggaaaaagtggaaaagatgGCGACCACGAACAGATGCGAGGCTTTTTCTTGCCTGGTTCAGGAGGTCAGGGATCTGAGCCGACAAAGGAACGAAAAATACAACCAACGCTTGAAGGAGATCGGAGAGAAGATGCATCGTCAGGAAGCCGAGCTGAAAAATATGAGAGATAGAGAGATGAAGAGCATCAGATGGTTCTttgacaggaagaagaaagtgaAGTCACCCGGAAAAGCTGACATTCAAAAAgacgaagaggaggatgaggaccGGAGGCTGGGTGAGAGGAAGAATGATATTGGTGAGCTAGAGGAGAGGATAAGATGGCTGACtgaagataaagagagagaaattcaGGATTTGGGCATCGAAAACGAGAGAATACGTGTAGCATTAAACCAaagtagaaaagaaaaggacaagGTGATGCTTAACTTggagctgaaagagagagagattgaagAGCTGACGGAGAGAATTGATGAGCAACAAGTGAAGCTGCTGGACCTTGAACGTGCTGATGTAGAAAATGaacatgagagaaaacagagggaggaagcCATTAGAGCAGAGAAACAAGAGTGGAGGGGGGAAGTGCAGAAATTGGAGGAAAGCGTTGAGCTGCTCAAAAGGGAAAGGGCAGAGTGGATGGAAAAAGTGGATTCTCTAAAAGCAGAACTAcatgaaacaaagacacactaTGAAGATGTCTTTGAGAGAAAAGAGCAAGAAAATAAGCAGGAGATGACAAAGCTGGaggaaaatttgaaaaaagtttTAGAAGTAAAATTGTCGGAAAAGGacaaggagcaggaggagctgagaAGGAAAGCCTCAGAAGAAAAGCAGATAGCTCTCAATAATatgaaacaacatgaaaaagacaTGGAAAAGAAAGTGGAAGAAATTAAATCCCAACatgagaaagagatggagagaaaaacacaagagaaagaAACCGCAATGCaagaaattaaactgaaaaatcaggaggagactgacagaaaaattagggaaataaaacaaatgatggAGACGGCAAAACGTCAAGACCAAGAAGACattaataaaaaactgaaagaaaaagccCTCGACATAGAACGCCTGAAAcaacagcatgaaaacaaaataagggACATACAacaagaaaagcagagagaaattaCAGATCTGAGAGAGAAGTTTGCAAAAGAACACGAAGAACATAAacaagaaaagcagagagaaattaCAG ATCTGAAAGAGAAATTTGCAAAAGAACACGAAGAACATAAacaagaaaagcagagagaaattaCAGATCTGAAAGAGAAGTTTGCAAAAGAACACGAAGAACATAAacaagaaaagcagagagaaattaCAGATCTGAAAGAGAAGTTTGCAAAAGAACACGAAGAACATAAacaagaaaagcagaaagagctAACTGAGCTAGAACAAAAGTGTCAGACCCAAATAATAGAAAAAACGCAGGAAATTGAAAAAGACAAGGACGCAATTCATCTAAAACACCAAAAAGATGTGGAACACAAGATGCAGGAAAAAGAGAACGAGATAGAGGCCTTAAAACTGCAGCACCgggaagaaatggaaagaaaaatgagtgaAATGCAAAAACTGCTGGAAGCGAAGAGGGATGAGCAAGAACATGAAATGGATagaaaagtcaaagaaaacaaggaGGATGTGGACAGAATTCAGCAGCAGTACATTAAAATTTTGAAGGACgtggaggaagaaagaagaagagagacagaagagctgAATGATCAGTTCGCAAAAGACATCGAGAAACAATTgcaggaaagacaaagagagataaGAGAGTTAGAGCAAAAGTTTGCTGCCCAGTTAGAAGAGAAAGTCCAAGAAAacgagaaagagaaagaaattctTCATCAAtccaatgaaaaatacattttggaaaagctgcaggagagagacagacttaCAGAAGATTTAAAACGTCTGCACGTTCTTGAAATTGAAGAAAAAATGCAAGAAAgcgaaaaggaaaaagaaagatacaTGAAAGAGACGGAGAAAACgatggaagaaaaggaaaaggagattGAGAAAGTGAAACTGAATGTCCAAGAACTGAAGCAAAAGCTGCAacaggaagaagacaaagaaagagctCACGTGAAGTACAAgaatgaaacagagaaaagacttgaagaaaaggaaaaggaaattgaGACGATTAAGTTAAATGTcgaagaaatgaaagagaaactgcagcagGCGGAAACAATACATGTGAATtacaagacagaaacagagaaaagactggaggaaaaagaaagagaaacagaagtaCTAAAAGATAAATTAGATAATCTTGAAGAAAccctcagagagacagagaaagaagaaagggagCAGCTAAATCTCAAGAGACAGATGGAGcaaaaactggaagaaaaagaacGAGTGATAGAAAAGTTGAACCAGCTTCTGATGGATATCGAAGAGATCctgcaaagaaaagaggaggagagaggagaaatcaTCCTAAAtcaaaaaaaagaggcagagcaAAGACTACAAGACACAGAGCGAAGGATGGAGGAGATGAAACTTCAGCTTAGAAATGAAATGGAGGTGAAGATACAAGAGAAGGAGGCTGAGATCGAAAGCATTAAACACCAGGCCGAGTCGAGGGAAGTGAGATGGagggaagagcagcagaggaaggatgagaaaggagaaaatgaaatgaataagcTGAGAGAAATCCTTCGtgagaaaaatgaagaaataacacaaatgcaGCATCTTCTGGCGCAGAAAGACTGTGAGGTGGACGAAGCAAAAAAGACGTGTGCAAACTATTTCAAAGAAATCGAAGATCTGCGCCAGAGCAACGAAATCCAGACATCCAGTATGATTGAAATACAGCAGATTCACATTgagcaagagaggaaaaaagatgcTGAGGTGACGGAAAAATTGCAGGTGAAAGAAGAAGACCTTGAgagactgaaacaaagaaaccgagaaaatgagaaagagattGCCCAACTGATGCTAACAATCGAGCAGACAAAGTCCGAGCTGAAGAATCTCACCGACAagatggaaaaggaaatgacGGGCATGATTCAGGAGTATGAGAAAGAGATCGGAAGAAGAGACAAGAACATTGAGTCACTTGCAAAAGAGAAGGATGATGCTATAAGTCGCATCGCAGATGTTACTGAGAAATATGAAGAAAGTCTAAAGAGGGCTGAAGAGCTGCGGGAGCAAAATGAGAAGAtgagaaaggagacagacaaTCTTAGAATAAAATACGAGGCGCTGAAGGAGGAGAGCGAAGACGAGGTTAGGAAACATCTCAGAGAGTGTGAAGAGCAGGTGAAGAGCAACGAATCTGAAATTCAAAGTGTTCTTAAAGAAAAAGACCTGGAGGTCAGGGCACTGAGGGAGGCAAAGGACAAACTGCAAGAAGAGATAGAGAGGATGAAAGACAGAGACGCTGAGCTGAGAGAACATCTTGAGAAGCAAAATGAGTTGAGAGTTAAGGATGAAGAGATTGAACAGAAAATcttaaaatgggaaaaagaagtgagggagagggaggaagactTGAGTAGGAACGAAGAAGAGATGAGCCGAAGAGGAATTCAGTTACACGGAAAAGAAGTAGAACTTGTTGAAAAGAAAGCGAAGCTTGAAAGTAAAGAACAggatctcagaaaactggaagCAAGTCTAGAAATTAAACAAGAAGAGACACGGAGAATAGATCAGTACGAGAAAGACGCGAAGGTGAGAGCTCAGAACctggagaaaatggaaaaggagtTAGAAAGTTTGCTTCGAGCTTTGGAGGGCAAACAGAAAGAGCTCAGCTCTCATGGTCATGATCTCCAGAAGAAGGTAAAAGGACTGAAGGACCAGGGCAAAGAGCTCAAAGATCGCGAGCACTACTTAAAAAATGAAGAACAGGAGTTGCTCAGTTGGATGTCGGAGCTGAAGATGCGAAATGAGCACGTAAACTCTACGACTCAGCAGCTGGACGAGATGGGAAGAGACCTGGCTCTGCTGAAGGAAGAGCTCcgagaaaaagagcaaaacttAAAGAGCTCACTGAAAAAACTGAGCGAATGGGAGCAGAAGCTGGAAGCGCGGGAAGCACAACTGCGTGAAAGAGAGAATGGACgacatgaggctgaaggcaACGAGAGAGTCCACGAAGGGATTTCTTTCGCTGTAAAAGCTGCCGTTGGGAGCTCAAAAGACGACGTCGATGTGATGTACCAGGAAGTGACggaggggagggaagagggaagaggaagagaggcggAAAGCTCAAAGAACTGGGAGGATCGGACCAGAAAAACAGCGTCAGCAGCCACAGAGAGCAATAACTGTCACCTGAAAACACTAAAAGAGATCAATGTGGCCGATAAGGACGGAacgacaggaagaggagaagagatgtggaggaaaacaggCGGAGACcaccaggaaacagaaaaggtcaCGGCAGAGTTGAGGTCGTTTTCTCAGACTAAAGGTCACAGATGCTCAGACAGCGAAGACCCTCCTGGATCAGCTTTAAGGGTGATGGTTTTAGGAGAGACCTGGTCATCTCGCTCCCCCGCCGCAGTCTCCATCCTGGGCGGAGAACCACTCAGGCCGGACGGCTCCACTTTCAGGTGCTGGAGCGGTCAGGTCGCAGGCAGACACCTCGCTCTCGTGGAGCCGCTGGGCTTGAAGTGGCAAGACGGACCGGACCCAACCAACatgctgcagaggaaaagcCTTCAGGACGGCTTGTCCTGGTGTCACCCGGGACCTCACATCGTCCTCCTGCTCATGCCGGCCTTCTTAACCTGCACACGGAAGTACAGGAGAGCCGTGGAGGAGCACATGAAcctgctggggggggggagctGGCAGCGCACGCTGGTGGTGTTCACGTGGGGGGAAACTTTAGGAGTGAACGCCGAGCAACACATCCTGAGGAACGGGGAGCTGATGGAGCTCGTAGAGAGATGTGGGGGCCGGTATCACGTCCTGACCAGCAACACTGACAGACTGTTTGAAAAGATGGAGCACATGGTGGCCCTGAACAGGAGAGATCAGGTTGTGATGTAG